From the genome of Bacteroidales bacterium:
GAAAAGACCGGCGCCCAAAACCACAGGAATAAAGAATTCCTTATCTTTGGAACGTTAATTTCTACAGATGAGCTCATTTATTATTGAAGGGGGCCGGCAGCTGTATGGGACCATACGTCCGCAGGGCGCCAAGAACGAAGCATTGCAGGTTATCTGTGCCACCCTCCTGACTGCAGAAAAAGTGACCATTGAAAACGTACCTGACATCCGGGATGTCAATCACCTGATTGAATTACTGAAGGGATTGGGAGTAAAGGTGCTACAGACCGCTGCGGAAACTTTCTCATTTCAGGCCGATCAGGTCAACCTGGATTATCTCCGGTCTGAGGAATTCAAAAACAAATCAAAGAGCCTGAGAGGTTCCATTATGATCCTTGGTCCGCTGCTGGGAAGGTTCAACATTGGGTACCTGCACCAGCCCGGCGGTGACAAGATCGGCCGGCGGCGCCTTGACACACACTATGTCGGTCTGTCGGCTCTGGGCGCCCAGTTCACCTACCTGCCGGATGAAAATTTTTTTAAGGTCTGGACGGATGGACTCCAGGGCACCTACATGCTCCTGGATGAGGCTTCCGTGACCGGGACGGCCAACATCGTCATGGCGGCAGTGCTTGCCCGGGGCACGACCACGATCTTCAACGCAGCCTGCGAACCGTATGTCCTTCAGCTCTGCCGTATGCTCAACGCCATGGGTGCACGCATATCCGGAGTAGGTTCCAATCTTCTGCACATCGATGGCGTGAAAGCTCTGCAGGGATGCTCCCACAGGTTGCTGCCGGATATGATCGAAATCGGGAGTTTTATTGGCCTGGCTGCAATGACGCAATCGGAACTGACCATCCAGGGTGTGGATCTTATCCAACTGGGCCTGATTCCGGAAGTGTTCCGCCGCCTGGGGATCCAGGTACAGCAGTCCGGAAATGACCTTTTCATCCCCAGACAAGCCCATTACGAGGTTGAAACGTTCATGGACGGATCCATCATGACGATTGCCGACGCACCGTGGCCCGGATTTACTCCCGACCTGATCAGTATCGCACTGGTCGTCGCCATCCAGGCAAAAGGAAGTGTGCTCATTCACCAGAAGATGTTTGAAAGCAGACTTTTCTTTGTCGACAAGCTGATCGATATGGGAGCCCGCATCATCCTCTGTGATCCGCACCGTGCCACTGTCATCGGGCTCGATCACGAACATGCTCTCAAAGGAATCGACATGACCTCTCCCGACATACGCGCAGGGGTAGCCTTACTGATCGCTGCCCTCTCCGCACAGGGAACCAGCGTGATCCATAACATCGAACAAATCGACAGGGGTTATCAGCACATCGACGAACGATTGAACCTTATCGGAGCCTCCGTTCAAAGACGGTGACCCTGCCTGCCATTTTGTCGCTAAGTGCACAATGGCAAATTAATTGATGATTCGCACAATTCACCTGTTTTAGAAGAGTTTTAGTTCTATTCATAAAATTAATATCCGGATTCAATC
Proteins encoded in this window:
- the murA gene encoding UDP-N-acetylglucosamine 1-carboxyvinyltransferase produces the protein MSSFIIEGGRQLYGTIRPQGAKNEALQVICATLLTAEKVTIENVPDIRDVNHLIELLKGLGVKVLQTAAETFSFQADQVNLDYLRSEEFKNKSKSLRGSIMILGPLLGRFNIGYLHQPGGDKIGRRRLDTHYVGLSALGAQFTYLPDENFFKVWTDGLQGTYMLLDEASVTGTANIVMAAVLARGTTTIFNAACEPYVLQLCRMLNAMGARISGVGSNLLHIDGVKALQGCSHRLLPDMIEIGSFIGLAAMTQSELTIQGVDLIQLGLIPEVFRRLGIQVQQSGNDLFIPRQAHYEVETFMDGSIMTIADAPWPGFTPDLISIALVVAIQAKGSVLIHQKMFESRLFFVDKLIDMGARIILCDPHRATVIGLDHEHALKGIDMTSPDIRAGVALLIAALSAQGTSVIHNIEQIDRGYQHIDERLNLIGASVQRR